The following proteins come from a genomic window of Montipora capricornis isolate CH-2021 chromosome 9, ASM3666992v2, whole genome shotgun sequence:
- the LOC138016820 gene encoding uncharacterized protein, with translation MPGDPTPKASSGGIIAYNHDSARGWNDPPTFAFANNTTGNKPKLDLRKRVSHQQALHGFQAPTQSPRTCDTNSGDNVVNGVAGLNLNGIKQPLNAPPPVTTASLVTNILSPPTPLAFTRSVSSPSFSSETVNTCAAPTHSQPPPPPPPLPSQGTVHARSTESLSGSLGQPLFDLKDHSFEPVRTAHSIRSNAEIDDHLDHQYSHSAPQIFHPITPPMATTPTVPSYQAAPPSFVPTLGHATPPPLVGHVTPPLYPVQGQSPILPMVPTQGGGVINQPIPGQSMTPPPPQGNHASHAGSLSAGSTPRSTSPSGQETKSNNVSTVDDIEGLKITMDALQDVIYKLQNTLEKRVADDIARRLQVMSKSWTSGKLSQGVKSRMIKLAKALDNGDAEEAHRIHLSLMVDYVAEVNQWMVAVKKLINLVQSSAAFPTQS, from the exons ATGCCGGGCGATCCGACTCCTAAAG CATCTTCTGGTGGAATTATAGCCTACAATCATGATTCGGCTCGAGGATGGAATGACCCACCGACTTTTGCGTTTGCTAATAACACAACTGGCAACAAACCGAAGTTAGATTTGAGGAAGAGAGTGTCACACCAACAAGCCTTACACGGATTTCAGGCGCCTACACAAAGTCCACGGACGTGTGATACAAACAGCGGAGACAATGTTGTAAATG GTGTGGCTGGTCTGAATCTCAATGGAATCAAGCAGCCACTTAATGCGCCACCACCAGTGACAACAGCATCTTTGGTTACAAATATTCTCAGTCCTCCAACTCCACTTGCTTTTACTAGAAGCGTATCCTCTCCTTCCTTCAGCAGTGAAACAGTTAACACATGTGCAGCTCCTACTCATTCacaaccaccaccaccaccaccgccACTACCAAGTCAAGGAACTGTGCATGCGAGATCTACTGAGAGTTTGTCAGGAAGTCTTGGTCAACCTCTGTTTGATTTAAAAGACCATAGTTTTGAACCAGTAAGAACTGCTCACAGCATTCGATCAAATGCTGAAATTGATGATCATTTAGATCACCAATACAGTCATTCCGCTCCGCAGATTTTTCATCCAATCACTCCACCCATGGCAACTACTCCTACTGTGCCAAGTTATCAAGCTGCACCACCATCATTTGTTCCAACTTTAGGCCATGCTACCCCTCCCCCACTTGTTGGTCATGTAACACCGCCACTGTACCCTGTACAGGGTCAGAGCCCAATTCTGCCAATGGTACCAACTCAGGGAGGTGGAGTGATTAATCAGCCTATACCAGGTCAAAGTATGACACCACCACCTCCCCAAGGAAATCACGCATCACATGCAGGATCTTTAAGTGCAGGAAGCACTCCCCGGAGTACATCTCCCTCCGGTCAAGAGACAAAAAGCAACAATGTTAGCACAGTAGATGACATTGAAGGTctaaagataacaatggatgcCTTACAGGATGTTATctacaaacttcaaaacactttggag AAAAGAGTTGCAGATGACATTGCAAGAAGGCTTCAGGTTATGTCTAAAAGCTGGACAAGTGGCAAACTAAGCCAAGGTGTTAAAAGCAGAATGATAAAGCTTGCAAAAg CACTAGATAATGGTGATGCAGAAGAGGCCCATCGCATTCATCTTTCTCTGATGGTAGACTATGTAGCTGAG GTTAATCAATGGATGGTAGCTGTCAAGAAATTGATCAATTTAGTTCAATCATCAGCTGCATTCCCAACTCAATCCTGA
- the LOC138016818 gene encoding stromal interaction molecule 1-like isoform X4 has product MAISGIIYVLLHGLVLNGIFRGGRSQTRTGIDNLTDGEKLVFDAVTKIHLHLDDDRNGKVDLSESNEFMREELKVTDEDRHSHFHGDDDLISVEELWKSWVQSEVNKWSNKDVVDWLTNSVHLPQYAEVFHKAAINGSHIPRLAIENGLLQNELGIKDPKHRKKIGLRAMDIVLFGPPFSHSFLKDVVVAFSVLVATVGCWMAVLQKRKAKEQMERMMKDMKILQQAEDGLQELQIRLAKAEDDHHMAITEKLDLEARLKEELQITKYEAQQLSQARVGTEEQMQRLKFAEEELAQVQQALKKAEKELEYQSWKAPSVLKQWLLITFDKETKHFHHKRTVALKQMKEAKEACERVKKKRGSLMGSLRLAHDLSIDEVDQKILSARSALADVTNDLEERQHRWSQIESLCGFQIMSQNSFGVGSAMRDRTGSAIAQALVNVANVAGVSSGRKISASASPWKALSDTKLMEHGNEDLPPTYSAATANIAIADSQILHGCP; this is encoded by the exons ATGGCAATATCTGGCATCATTTACGTGCTTTTACATGGGCTAGTGTTAAATGGAATCTTCAGAGGAGGTCGTAGTCAAACTAGGACTG GAATAGACAATTTAACTGATGGTGAGAAGTTGGTCTTTGACGCTGTCACCAAAATACATCTTCACCTGGATGATGATAGAAATGGAAAAGTCGACTTGAGTGAATCCAATGAG TTCATGCGTGAAGAATTAAAAGTTACTGATGAGGACCGACACTCACACTTTCATGGTGATGATGATTTAATCTCTGTGGAGGAACTTTGGAAAAGCTGGGTTCAGAGTGAAG ttaacaaGTGGTCAAACAAAGATGTTGTCGACTGGCTTACAAATTCTGTTCATCTTCCACAATATGCTGAAGTCTTTCATAAAGCAGCTATCAATGGATCACATATACCACG GCTTGCCATTGAAAATGGTTTGCTCCAAAATGAACTTGGGATAAAAGACCCAAAGCATCGCAAGAAGATTGGTTTACGTGCAATGGACATTGTTCTTTTTGGACCTCCATTCa GCCACAGTTTTTTGAAGGATGTGGTTGTAGCATTTTCTGTATTAGTTGCAACTGTGGGCTGCTGGATGGCTGTGCTGCAGAAACGCAAAGCAAAAGAGCAAATGGAGAGAATGATGAAAGACATGAAAATTCTCCAACAAGCTGAGGATGGTCTGCAAGAATTACAAATAAG ATTGGCTAAAGCTGAGGATGACCATCATATGGCTATAACAGAAAAACTTGACTTAGAGGCAAGGCTGAAGGAAGAACTGCAGATTACAAAG TATGAAGCACAGCAGTTATCACAAGCTCGGGTGGGAACAGAAGAACAAATGCAACGGTTGAAATTTGCAGAGGAAGAGCTAGCACAG GTTCAGCAAGCCCTTAAGAAGGCTGAAAAAGAGCTTGAGTACCAGTCCTGGAAAGCACCATCTGTTTTAAAACAATGGCTCCTGATTACGTTTGATAAAGAAACCAAGCACTTCCATCACAAAAGAACTGTGGCACTAAAGCAGATGAAGGAAGCTAAAGAGGCT TGCGAAAGAGTAAAGAAGAAGCGTGGCAGCTTAATGGGTTCCCTTCGTCTGGCTCATGATCTGTCTATTGATGAAGTTGATCAGAAGATTCTCAGTGCAAG ATCAGCTCTTGCTGATGTCACCAACGACCTTGAAGAACGGCAGCACCGATGGTCTCAAATAGAATCCCTGTGTGGATTTCAGATCATGTCACAAAACTCATTTGGTGTTGGTAGTGCCATGCGTGATCGCACCGGATCAGCTATAGCACAAGCTCTTGTTAATGTTGCTAATGTGGCTGGAGTTAGTTCAGGCAGGAAAATCTCTGCTAGTGCAAGTCCTTGGAAAGCATTATCTGATACCAAACTAATGGAGCATGGCAATGAGGATTTGCCACCAACGTATTCCGCTGCAACTGCTAACATAGCTATTGCTGAT AGTCAGATACTACACGGGTGTCCATAG
- the LOC138016818 gene encoding stromal interaction molecule 1-like isoform X2, whose protein sequence is MAISGIIYVLLHGLVLNGIFRGGRSQTRTGIDNLTDGEKLVFDAVTKIHLHLDDDRNGKVDLSESNEFMREELKVTDEDRHSHFHGDDDLISVEELWKSWVQSEVNKWSNKDVVDWLTNSVHLPQYAEVFHKAAINGSHIPRLAIENGLLQNELGIKDPKHRKKIGLRAMDIVLFGPPFSHSFLKDVVVAFSVLVATVGCWMAVLQKRKAKEQMERMMKDMKILQQAEDGLQELQIRLAKAEDDHHMAITEKLDLEARLKEELQITKYEAQQLSQARVGTEEQMQRLKFAEEELAQVQQALKKAEKELEYQSWKAPSVLKQWLLITFDKETKHFHHKRTVALKQMKEAKEACERVKKKRGSLMGSLRLAHDLSIDEVDQKILSARSALADVTNDLEERQHRWSQIESLCGFQIMSQNSFGVGSAMRDRTGSAIAQALVNVANVAGVSSGRKISASASPWKALSDTKLMEHGNEDLPPTYSAATANIAIADVSIEKSSGDNLENSVCSNQEHGHVDGHTLSGSDVKASQSLADSKSSHPKLSLGAEAMINGFAESDTTRVSIEQSLSSGHSPEEDASANDILSDSLSGKNKKRLSWFGKRQDSTTESESSSATENEDETRRKARWLWRSAVRKSKGQSSTASKSDHVVRRTSSIEKLKSG, encoded by the exons ATGGCAATATCTGGCATCATTTACGTGCTTTTACATGGGCTAGTGTTAAATGGAATCTTCAGAGGAGGTCGTAGTCAAACTAGGACTG GAATAGACAATTTAACTGATGGTGAGAAGTTGGTCTTTGACGCTGTCACCAAAATACATCTTCACCTGGATGATGATAGAAATGGAAAAGTCGACTTGAGTGAATCCAATGAG TTCATGCGTGAAGAATTAAAAGTTACTGATGAGGACCGACACTCACACTTTCATGGTGATGATGATTTAATCTCTGTGGAGGAACTTTGGAAAAGCTGGGTTCAGAGTGAAG ttaacaaGTGGTCAAACAAAGATGTTGTCGACTGGCTTACAAATTCTGTTCATCTTCCACAATATGCTGAAGTCTTTCATAAAGCAGCTATCAATGGATCACATATACCACG GCTTGCCATTGAAAATGGTTTGCTCCAAAATGAACTTGGGATAAAAGACCCAAAGCATCGCAAGAAGATTGGTTTACGTGCAATGGACATTGTTCTTTTTGGACCTCCATTCa GCCACAGTTTTTTGAAGGATGTGGTTGTAGCATTTTCTGTATTAGTTGCAACTGTGGGCTGCTGGATGGCTGTGCTGCAGAAACGCAAAGCAAAAGAGCAAATGGAGAGAATGATGAAAGACATGAAAATTCTCCAACAAGCTGAGGATGGTCTGCAAGAATTACAAATAAG ATTGGCTAAAGCTGAGGATGACCATCATATGGCTATAACAGAAAAACTTGACTTAGAGGCAAGGCTGAAGGAAGAACTGCAGATTACAAAG TATGAAGCACAGCAGTTATCACAAGCTCGGGTGGGAACAGAAGAACAAATGCAACGGTTGAAATTTGCAGAGGAAGAGCTAGCACAG GTTCAGCAAGCCCTTAAGAAGGCTGAAAAAGAGCTTGAGTACCAGTCCTGGAAAGCACCATCTGTTTTAAAACAATGGCTCCTGATTACGTTTGATAAAGAAACCAAGCACTTCCATCACAAAAGAACTGTGGCACTAAAGCAGATGAAGGAAGCTAAAGAGGCT TGCGAAAGAGTAAAGAAGAAGCGTGGCAGCTTAATGGGTTCCCTTCGTCTGGCTCATGATCTGTCTATTGATGAAGTTGATCAGAAGATTCTCAGTGCAAG ATCAGCTCTTGCTGATGTCACCAACGACCTTGAAGAACGGCAGCACCGATGGTCTCAAATAGAATCCCTGTGTGGATTTCAGATCATGTCACAAAACTCATTTGGTGTTGGTAGTGCCATGCGTGATCGCACCGGATCAGCTATAGCACAAGCTCTTGTTAATGTTGCTAATGTGGCTGGAGTTAGTTCAGGCAGGAAAATCTCTGCTAGTGCAAGTCCTTGGAAAGCATTATCTGATACCAAACTAATGGAGCATGGCAATGAGGATTTGCCACCAACGTATTCCGCTGCAACTGCTAACATAGCTATTGCTGATGTGAGTATAGAAAAGTCATCTGGAGATAATTTAGAAAATTCAGTTTGTAGTAATCAAGAGCATGGTCATGTTGACGGCCATACTTTGTCAGGGTCTGATGTCAAAGCATCCCAGTCTCTGGCTGATTCCAAAAGTAGTCATCCAAAACTTAGTTTAGGTGCTGAAGCCATGATAAATGGTTTTGCAGAGTCAGATACTACACGGGTGTCCATAGAACAGTCGTTGTCATCTGGACACTCACCAGAAGAAGACGCCTCAGCAAATGACATCCTATCTGATTCTCTCtcgggaaaaaacaaaaaaagattgaGTTGGTTTGGGAAGCGACAAGATTCCACCACGGAAAGTGAGTCATCGTCAGCTACTGAAAATGAAGATGAGACCCGACGGAAGGCCAGGTGGCTGTGGAGATCAGCTGTGCGCAAGTCCAAAGGACAAAGCAGCACAGCAAGTAAATCTGATCATGTCGTGCGAAGGACCTCATCTATTGAAAAGTTGAAATCAGGTTGA
- the LOC138016818 gene encoding stromal interaction molecule 1-like isoform X1 gives MAISGIIYVLLHGLVLNGIFRGGRSQTRTGIDNLTDGEKLVFDAVTKIHLHLDDDRNGKVDLSESNEFMREELKVTDEDRHSHFHGDDDLISVEELWKSWVQSEVNKWSNKDVVDWLTNSVHLPQYAEVFHKAAINGSHIPRLAIENGLLQNELGIKDPKHRKKIGLRAMDIVLFGPPFISGHSFLKDVVVAFSVLVATVGCWMAVLQKRKAKEQMERMMKDMKILQQAEDGLQELQIRLAKAEDDHHMAITEKLDLEARLKEELQITKYEAQQLSQARVGTEEQMQRLKFAEEELAQVQQALKKAEKELEYQSWKAPSVLKQWLLITFDKETKHFHHKRTVALKQMKEAKEACERVKKKRGSLMGSLRLAHDLSIDEVDQKILSARSALADVTNDLEERQHRWSQIESLCGFQIMSQNSFGVGSAMRDRTGSAIAQALVNVANVAGVSSGRKISASASPWKALSDTKLMEHGNEDLPPTYSAATANIAIADVSIEKSSGDNLENSVCSNQEHGHVDGHTLSGSDVKASQSLADSKSSHPKLSLGAEAMINGFAESDTTRVSIEQSLSSGHSPEEDASANDILSDSLSGKNKKRLSWFGKRQDSTTESESSSATENEDETRRKARWLWRSAVRKSKGQSSTASKSDHVVRRTSSIEKLKSG, from the exons ATGGCAATATCTGGCATCATTTACGTGCTTTTACATGGGCTAGTGTTAAATGGAATCTTCAGAGGAGGTCGTAGTCAAACTAGGACTG GAATAGACAATTTAACTGATGGTGAGAAGTTGGTCTTTGACGCTGTCACCAAAATACATCTTCACCTGGATGATGATAGAAATGGAAAAGTCGACTTGAGTGAATCCAATGAG TTCATGCGTGAAGAATTAAAAGTTACTGATGAGGACCGACACTCACACTTTCATGGTGATGATGATTTAATCTCTGTGGAGGAACTTTGGAAAAGCTGGGTTCAGAGTGAAG ttaacaaGTGGTCAAACAAAGATGTTGTCGACTGGCTTACAAATTCTGTTCATCTTCCACAATATGCTGAAGTCTTTCATAAAGCAGCTATCAATGGATCACATATACCACG GCTTGCCATTGAAAATGGTTTGCTCCAAAATGAACTTGGGATAAAAGACCCAAAGCATCGCAAGAAGATTGGTTTACGTGCAATGGACATTGTTCTTTTTGGACCTCCATTCa TTTCAGGCCACAGTTTTTTGAAGGATGTGGTTGTAGCATTTTCTGTATTAGTTGCAACTGTGGGCTGCTGGATGGCTGTGCTGCAGAAACGCAAAGCAAAAGAGCAAATGGAGAGAATGATGAAAGACATGAAAATTCTCCAACAAGCTGAGGATGGTCTGCAAGAATTACAAATAAG ATTGGCTAAAGCTGAGGATGACCATCATATGGCTATAACAGAAAAACTTGACTTAGAGGCAAGGCTGAAGGAAGAACTGCAGATTACAAAG TATGAAGCACAGCAGTTATCACAAGCTCGGGTGGGAACAGAAGAACAAATGCAACGGTTGAAATTTGCAGAGGAAGAGCTAGCACAG GTTCAGCAAGCCCTTAAGAAGGCTGAAAAAGAGCTTGAGTACCAGTCCTGGAAAGCACCATCTGTTTTAAAACAATGGCTCCTGATTACGTTTGATAAAGAAACCAAGCACTTCCATCACAAAAGAACTGTGGCACTAAAGCAGATGAAGGAAGCTAAAGAGGCT TGCGAAAGAGTAAAGAAGAAGCGTGGCAGCTTAATGGGTTCCCTTCGTCTGGCTCATGATCTGTCTATTGATGAAGTTGATCAGAAGATTCTCAGTGCAAG ATCAGCTCTTGCTGATGTCACCAACGACCTTGAAGAACGGCAGCACCGATGGTCTCAAATAGAATCCCTGTGTGGATTTCAGATCATGTCACAAAACTCATTTGGTGTTGGTAGTGCCATGCGTGATCGCACCGGATCAGCTATAGCACAAGCTCTTGTTAATGTTGCTAATGTGGCTGGAGTTAGTTCAGGCAGGAAAATCTCTGCTAGTGCAAGTCCTTGGAAAGCATTATCTGATACCAAACTAATGGAGCATGGCAATGAGGATTTGCCACCAACGTATTCCGCTGCAACTGCTAACATAGCTATTGCTGATGTGAGTATAGAAAAGTCATCTGGAGATAATTTAGAAAATTCAGTTTGTAGTAATCAAGAGCATGGTCATGTTGACGGCCATACTTTGTCAGGGTCTGATGTCAAAGCATCCCAGTCTCTGGCTGATTCCAAAAGTAGTCATCCAAAACTTAGTTTAGGTGCTGAAGCCATGATAAATGGTTTTGCAGAGTCAGATACTACACGGGTGTCCATAGAACAGTCGTTGTCATCTGGACACTCACCAGAAGAAGACGCCTCAGCAAATGACATCCTATCTGATTCTCTCtcgggaaaaaacaaaaaaagattgaGTTGGTTTGGGAAGCGACAAGATTCCACCACGGAAAGTGAGTCATCGTCAGCTACTGAAAATGAAGATGAGACCCGACGGAAGGCCAGGTGGCTGTGGAGATCAGCTGTGCGCAAGTCCAAAGGACAAAGCAGCACAGCAAGTAAATCTGATCATGTCGTGCGAAGGACCTCATCTATTGAAAAGTTGAAATCAGGTTGA
- the LOC138016818 gene encoding stromal interaction molecule 1-like isoform X3, giving the protein MAISGIIYVLLHGLVLNGIFRGGRSQTRTGIDNLTDGEKLVFDAVTKIHLHLDDDRNGKVDLSESNEFMREELKVTDEDRHSHFHGDDDLISVEELWKSWVQSEVNKWSNKDVVDWLTNSVHLPQYAEVFHKAAINGSHIPRLAIENGLLQNELGIKDPKHRKKIGLRAMDIVLFGPPFISGHSFLKDVVVAFSVLVATVGCWMAVLQKRKAKEQMERMMKDMKILQQAEDGLQELQIRLAKAEDDHHMAITEKLDLEARLKEELQITKYEAQQLSQARVGTEEQMQRLKFAEEELAQVQQALKKAEKELEYQSWKAPSVLKQWLLITFDKETKHFHHKRTVALKQMKEAKEACERVKKKRGSLMGSLRLAHDLSIDEVDQKILSARSALADVTNDLEERQHRWSQIESLCGFQIMSQNSFGVGSAMRDRTGSAIAQALVNVANVAGVSSGRKISASASPWKALSDTKLMEHGNEDLPPTYSAATANIAIADSQILHGCP; this is encoded by the exons ATGGCAATATCTGGCATCATTTACGTGCTTTTACATGGGCTAGTGTTAAATGGAATCTTCAGAGGAGGTCGTAGTCAAACTAGGACTG GAATAGACAATTTAACTGATGGTGAGAAGTTGGTCTTTGACGCTGTCACCAAAATACATCTTCACCTGGATGATGATAGAAATGGAAAAGTCGACTTGAGTGAATCCAATGAG TTCATGCGTGAAGAATTAAAAGTTACTGATGAGGACCGACACTCACACTTTCATGGTGATGATGATTTAATCTCTGTGGAGGAACTTTGGAAAAGCTGGGTTCAGAGTGAAG ttaacaaGTGGTCAAACAAAGATGTTGTCGACTGGCTTACAAATTCTGTTCATCTTCCACAATATGCTGAAGTCTTTCATAAAGCAGCTATCAATGGATCACATATACCACG GCTTGCCATTGAAAATGGTTTGCTCCAAAATGAACTTGGGATAAAAGACCCAAAGCATCGCAAGAAGATTGGTTTACGTGCAATGGACATTGTTCTTTTTGGACCTCCATTCa TTTCAGGCCACAGTTTTTTGAAGGATGTGGTTGTAGCATTTTCTGTATTAGTTGCAACTGTGGGCTGCTGGATGGCTGTGCTGCAGAAACGCAAAGCAAAAGAGCAAATGGAGAGAATGATGAAAGACATGAAAATTCTCCAACAAGCTGAGGATGGTCTGCAAGAATTACAAATAAG ATTGGCTAAAGCTGAGGATGACCATCATATGGCTATAACAGAAAAACTTGACTTAGAGGCAAGGCTGAAGGAAGAACTGCAGATTACAAAG TATGAAGCACAGCAGTTATCACAAGCTCGGGTGGGAACAGAAGAACAAATGCAACGGTTGAAATTTGCAGAGGAAGAGCTAGCACAG GTTCAGCAAGCCCTTAAGAAGGCTGAAAAAGAGCTTGAGTACCAGTCCTGGAAAGCACCATCTGTTTTAAAACAATGGCTCCTGATTACGTTTGATAAAGAAACCAAGCACTTCCATCACAAAAGAACTGTGGCACTAAAGCAGATGAAGGAAGCTAAAGAGGCT TGCGAAAGAGTAAAGAAGAAGCGTGGCAGCTTAATGGGTTCCCTTCGTCTGGCTCATGATCTGTCTATTGATGAAGTTGATCAGAAGATTCTCAGTGCAAG ATCAGCTCTTGCTGATGTCACCAACGACCTTGAAGAACGGCAGCACCGATGGTCTCAAATAGAATCCCTGTGTGGATTTCAGATCATGTCACAAAACTCATTTGGTGTTGGTAGTGCCATGCGTGATCGCACCGGATCAGCTATAGCACAAGCTCTTGTTAATGTTGCTAATGTGGCTGGAGTTAGTTCAGGCAGGAAAATCTCTGCTAGTGCAAGTCCTTGGAAAGCATTATCTGATACCAAACTAATGGAGCATGGCAATGAGGATTTGCCACCAACGTATTCCGCTGCAACTGCTAACATAGCTATTGCTGAT AGTCAGATACTACACGGGTGTCCATAG